ATGCCGGCGCAAGCGGCGGCGCAGAGCCCGATCTGCGCATCCGGGCCGACCGGCTGGACGAGGAGCCCGACGGTGAGGAGGGCCGAGACGGCCCAGGCCGTCCAGCGGAGAGCGGCGGCCATCTAGAAGCCCGCCCGCATGTCGACGGTGGTGTAGAGGCCACCCTTGCGGGTCTGGTCATGCAGGTAGCCGGCGGCGACTCCGACCTGCAGCGCGCCGAACTGGAAGCCGCTCCAATGGGCGCCGATCCGCCACTGCCGGTAATCGTCGTCGCCGAGCAGCGCGGCCTCGGGCCCGAGGAAGCCCCCCATCACCGCGACGCCGCCGCGCAGCCGGCCGTAATAGGCGTTGAAGGTACTGGAATAGGTGCCGGTGGCGTGCACCATCGTGCCGGGGGTCGGCCGGGCGTAGAGGTCGACCGCCGCCTTGAAGCCGCCGGCATTGCGGGCGCCCGTATCCAGCCCCGGCACCTCGTTGCGGCGCAGGTTGAGGCCGACGAAGGCCGACAGCACCGCCTCCGGCCAGACCCAGCCGTAGCCGACGAGCGCCGCGACCTCCGCCTGCTGCCCAAGCCCGGTGCCGGACCGGTACGAGCCGATCACCGTGTCCGCCCGCAGGCGCAGGCCGCTGGCGAGGAGGGAGCCGGAGGGCGCGGCGGTCGCGGTGGCGCCGGCGAATTGCGAGCCTTGCGAGCTCACGGTCGCCGAGGTGTCGACCGAGACGATCCAGGCCTCCTGCGCGCCCGGCGCCTCGGCGCCGGTATACCAGTCGGCCGCGAGCGCCGGCCGGCCGCAGGCCGCCGTGAGAGCGAGGGCGCATCCGGACAGGACGCGCGAGGACGGGCCGCGCCGGACTACGACGCGGGTGAGATTGCGGTGCATGTCGAAACGCCACCTGACCCTGCAACGGGGCCAAGATCGCGCCCGCATCATTAAGCGGACCTTGCCGGGACGGGCGGCATCCCGTGCGATTAAGTCTTACATCCTTCAGGATGATTTCGGGTGGAAAAGGATAATCCCCCGGGGAGCGTCAAGCCGGCCGTCGCAGGGCGTCCACAAGTGCGCCGGGATAGGCGAAAGGGCCTGCACGGGCGGCTTCCGCCTCCCTTCGCCTCATCCGGAAAAATCGCCGGATCCCCTCTCCCGTATGGGAGAGGGGTAGGGGTGAGGGTGCTACGGTCCTGAGTCAGGCTTTAGGTGTCGTGCTGCCAGCACGACAGTTCAGGATCATTGCGGCACCATTGCCGCCCTTCACCCCCGACCCCTCTCCCACACGGAAGAGGGGGGAGCGCTCGACTTCATGACCCTTGCGTCAACGGCCGAGTGGATCCGATGAGACCCGGTCGGAGGCTCCAGACCCAGGAACCAGCGCAGCAACCCCCTCCCCCGGACGCGCCTTAAGCCGTCCGGCCGAGACCGGCCGACGCCGACGGCCCCGCCTCCAGGCCGGCGATCAGGCGGCGGGTCTCGAACGCCGCCGCCGTGCAGCGGACGCGGGCCCGGGCGAGCGCCATCGCGAAGGCGGCGGGATCGCGGGCAACCGCGTCCTCAGTGCAGGATTCGAACTCGGCGCAGGCCCGGGAGAGGGCCGCGAAGCCGAGCATGCCCGCTGCCGAGACGAGGCCGTGCGCCTCGAAGCGCAGCCGCCCGCGCCCCTCGGCATCCGCCCCCTCCCCGGCGAGCGCCCCGGTGACCTGCTCGGCGAGATGGCCGAGGAGGCGGCGCACCGCCTCGGGCGGCAGGGTGGCGCAGACGCCGTCGTAGAGCGCCCGGTCGAGGGCGGGCTCGTCCTCCGGAGTCCCGGCGTCCGGGCCGGGGGCGCGGTCGAGCCAGCGGGCGAGGAGCGCGGTGAGCTCGGCCGGGGTGAAGGGCTTGCCGAGATGGTCGTCCATCCCGGCCGCGCGGAACGACTGGACCTGGTCCGGCAGCACGTTGGCGGTCATGGCGACCACCGGCACCCGCCCGGCCGCCCCGGGCAGGCAGCGGATCAGCCGCGTCGCCATGGTGCCGTCGAGGCCCGGCATCTGCACGTCCATGAGCACGAGGTCGTAGGTTCCGGCCTCGGCGGCCCGCACCGCCTGGAACCCGTCGGTGGCGACGTCGACGCTGTGGCCGGCCTTGCGCAGCATCAGGCAGGCGAGCTCGCGGTTCACCTCGATATCCTCGACGAGGAGGAGGCGGCCGGCGCGGCCGGGCGACGCGGCGGCGCGGGTCTCCGGCGGCGCGCGGTCCTCCGCCCGGGGCAGTGTCAGGGTGAACCAGAAGGTCGCACCGCGGCCGGACGCCGAGATCAGCCCGATCTCGCCGCCCATCGCCTCGACGAGGCGGCGGCTGATGGCGAGCCCGAGGCCGGTGCCGCCGTAATCGCGGCGGATTGAGCTGTCGACCTGCGAGAAGCGCTCGAACAGCCGGCCCTGCTTCTCGGGCGCGATGCCGATGCCGGTGTCGGAAACGGAGAAGCGGATCCGCTCCCCGGACCCACCGCTGCCCTCGTGGCGCAGGGAGAGGGCGACGCTGCCGCGGGGGGTGAACTTCACCGCGTTGTTGAGGAGGTTGAGGAGGATCTGGCGCAGCCGGGCCTCGTCGCCGAGGAGGTGGCGCGGCAGGCTCGCGTCGATGGTGCTCGTCACCGCGAGGCTCTTCTCGGCCGCCGCCGCGCCGACCATCCCGAGGCAACCCTCCGCCAGGGCCTCGATCGCGAACGGCTCGGGCCTCAGCGCCACCGCCCCGGCCTCGACCGAGGAGAAGTCGAGGATGTCGTTGACGAGGGTCAGCAGTCCCCCGGCGGAGGCGCGGGCGAGGCCGGCATGGCGGCGCTGCTCCGGCGCGAGGCCCTCGGCCTGCGCCAGGAGGTCGGTGAAGCCGATCACCGCGTTGAGCGGCGTGCGGATCTCGTGGCTCATCGCCGAGAGGAAATCGGTCTTGGCGGCGTTCGCCCGCTCGGCGGCGGCCTTCGCCGCCTCGGCGGCCGCCTTGGCGGCGACGAGCCCGGCCTCGGCGTCCTTGCGGGCCGAGATGTCGAGGTTGAGGCCGGTCACCCGCAGGGCGCGGCCGTCCCGGTCGCGGCAGAGCCGGCCGATCGCCTGGATCCAGCGCTGGCCGCCGGGCACCTGGACCCGGAAGGCGATGTCGAAGGTGCCCCCGCCCGCCACCGCGCCGCGGTAGGCGGCGAGGGCCGGCTTGCGGTCCGGCGGCACCAGCCGCCGCAGCCAGGCGCCGAGCCCGATCACCGCCGGCCGGTCGGCGGGAAGCCCGTGCAGCCGCGCGCTCTCGGGCGCCAGGGTCACCTCGCGGGTGACGAGGTCGAGGTCGAACAGGCCCGCGCCGGCGGCGTCCTGGGCGAGGCGCAGGAGGTCGCCGGTCTCCTCCAGCGCCTTGCGGGCGGCCAGGATGTCGTCGATGTCGAGGGCCGAGCCGAGCCAGCCGAGGAGCGCGTCGTCCTTGCGCAGGGGCTGGAAGGAGAGCTGGTGCCAGCGATAGGCGCCGTCGCGGTCGCGCAGGCGGCCTTTCCCCTCGCCGCTGCCGTCCTGTGCGAGAGCCCCTTGCACCAAAGCCGCGGCGATCCGCGCCCGGTCGTCCGGGTGGTAGCGCTCCTGCCGCGCCGCTCGGCCCGGCCCGATCGCGCCGAAATAGCGCTCGAAGGCCGGATTGGCGTAGACGGTCTCGCCGGTATCGGTGCGCTCCATCCAGACGAGCTGGGGCAGCGTGTCGGCGAGCGCGCGGTAATGCGCCCGGCTCGCGCGGAGCGACGCCTCCGTGTCCTGGCGCGCGGCCGCGTCGCGGATCGCCGCGACGAAGGGAGGCCCCCCGGACGACAGGCGGGTCTCGACCCAGATCCAGCGCCCGTCGGCGTGGGACAGGCGGTGCAACAGGGCGCCGCCGCCGCCGGCGAGCAGGGCCGCCACGCCGGCGCGGTCCTCGGGGTGGACCCAATCGGCCAGGGGAAGGCCGGCGAGGGTGTCGGGGGCGCGGCCCGTCAGCGCCCGGCTCGCCGGCGAGGCGCGGACGAGCCGGCCCGCACCGTCGATCTCGGCGACGAGGTCCGGGCAGCCGTCGACGAGCCGCCCCGCCGCCCCACGGCCGAACAGGCGCGCAAAGACGGCGCGCCAGCCGGCGGCGCACCCGTCATGATCCGTGCCACGGCTCACGCCGCGATGCCCCAGTGCGTCGCGCCGCGCGCCGTCCTCCGCGCCCGGAAAACCACCGGGTGCGGGCCTGCCTCGGGTCCCATCGTCATGGCGGGAGCGGTCTCGGTGAAAGAGCGAAAACTTGTCAGAAGATAGTTAACCATGAATTCATTAAACGAGACTTAACCTGTCTCTGCGACCAGAACCGGCATGAACCCTACGTCCCACACGCCACAGATCGGTTCGTCTTCCCCAGCGTCGGCGGCGATGGCAGCCGACACGCAATTCGGCAGCGAGCGGCGGCGCGACCGGCGCTTTCCCGTCACCCTGTCGGCGCGCCTGCGGCATGGCGGTCGGAGCTACCGCACCGAGATCCTGAACCTGAGCCGCGGCGGCCTGCTTCTGGCCCCGGTGGCGACGGCCGAGCTGGCTCCCGGCACCCCGATCCAGGTCGCGGCGGCGACGATCGGCGAGGTCGAGGCCCGCGTCGTCAGCCTGAGCCCGCTCGGCATCCACGCGCGGGTCGAGGACACGCCCGAGCGCTTCGAGAACGCCCTGGTGCATCTGGCGCGACTGACCCGGATCTGGATGGTGCCGGAGGCGTGAGCAAGCACTGTCATCGGCAACGGGAGATCGCTTTTTGGGAGACCCGCAACGGGACTGAAGGCCTCAGGGTCATTCCGGGGCCGCGAAAGCGGAGCCCGGAATCCAGAACCTCAGGTCGATCAGAATGGGCCGATGAGCTGTCCGCTTGATCCTGAACCATCTGCGGTTCTGGATTCCGGGCTCCGCTGCGCGGCCCCGGAATGACTCGGCGGGTATGACATCTCTGGGAGCCCACCGAACGGGCTCGTCATGTATAAAGCAGAACGGAAGCGGCCGAGGTCGGGGCTCATCGGTCACCGGAAGGCGCGCGTCGCGCGGCTTCACCGCCCCATGGGGCCGCCTCCGCCCCGTCATCCGCGGGATCTGCCGCTACGTCCCGGCCCGAAGTGCTGCCAGGGCGATCGTCGCGGCCCGTCTCATGGGTGGCGTCATGCCCCCCTCCATCGGTTTCGCCCTCCCCGCCTCGGGCGGGAGAGCCGGACGGGAGCGTGATCCCGTCCGGGGCGATCGTCAAGCGTTATGGAACCGTCCGGTCATGGAGCCGTCGCCGGGGCGTCGGCACCGAGGCGCGCCGGCTTGGTGCGGATGTCCATGGCGTTGCCGCGCCAGACGATGTCGCGCGCGACCCAGGCGGCGAGCCAGATCGGGACGAACAACAGGTCGCGGGCGAGGCAGGCGAGCGGCCAGCGCCAGGAGCGCGGCCAGCCGTTGCGGGCGGCGAGCCGCCACTCGGCGCCGTACCAGGCCGCCGCCGTGCCGAGCATCGCCGCGACGCCGGACAGGCCCCCGCCCGCCGCGGGAAAGGCCGCGAGCATCGGGATCACCGCGCCGGTGCCGATCTCGGGGGCGAAGAAGAGCGGGAAAGTGACGCGGCGCAGGCGGGCCCAGCGCAGCTGGCGCGACCACACCTCGCCGGCGCGGCGCGGCCCGAGGGGCTGGGCGAAGGGCGCGGCGACGAGGTGGACCTTGCGGCCCATCGCCCGCACCAGCTTGGTGGCGGCGGCGTCCTCGGCGATCTCGGCGCCGAGCGCCCGGATGCCGCCCCGCGCTTCGAGCAGGGGACGGTACCAGAGCATGCTCTTGCCCTGCGCGAAGCCGAGGCCGAGCGCCTCGCCGACATATTGCCAGCGCGCCTGCAGGGTGTTGAGGAAGGCGCACTCGACCTCGGCCCAGAAGCTGCCGGGCCGGGTGCCGACCGGCGTCGAGCAGACGAGGCCGGTATCGGGGCGCCAGGCGGCGCGCAGGCGCTGGATGTAGTCGGCCGGCATCAGCACGTTCGAATCGGCCAGGACGATCCAGTCGTGGCGCGCCTCGTCCCAGCCGCGGATGCAGTTGTTGAGCTTCGGGTTGTCGCTCACCCGCTCGTCGCCGACGATCAGCCGCGCCGGCACGCCGGGGTGAGCGGCGATCAGCCGCTCGACCAAGGGCACGATCGGGTCGGTCGCCCGGGCGACGCAGAAGATCAGCTCGTAGCGCGGGTAGGCGAGGCGGAACCCCGAGCCCAGCGTCTCCTCGCTGTAGGTCTCCAGGCCGCAGACCGGCCGCACCACCGTGACGGGGACGTCCACGGTCCCGGCCCGGTCCGGATCGGCCCGGCCGAGGCGGCGCAGGGCGATCGCGAGGCTCGCGAGGTTGATCACCGTGAGGGCGAGGCAGATGATGGCGGCGATGCCGGTACCGGTCATGCGGGTCCTCCCGGGCCGGTGCCGACCCGCGCCCTGTCTTCCCCTCAAACAGACGGGCTGTTGCAACCGTATGACGGTGCCGCACGCCGGGGCTCCGGTGTCCCCGCCCCGCACCACCCTGGACCCGGCCTCCGGCCCGCTTGGAGACCGCCCGATCACGCTGTGATCGTTCGGCGCTCTAAGTTTTTGATTTTGCCGCATTTTCTTCGACGAACCGGTATCCACTTCGTCCGAAAATGCTCTAGATTTTTCGCGAAACCGCCCACCGACGAGCGAGCCAGGCATGTCTCCGCCCTCCACTTCGCTGACCCCCGATCCCCGCCCGACCCTCCAGGCTCCCGACGACGATCCGCATCTCTGGCTCGAGGAGATCGACGGGGAGCGGGCACTCGCCTGGGTCGAGGCGCAGAACGCCGACACGCTCGCAGGCCTCGCGGATGGCCGCTACGCCGCCGACCGCGACGGCCTGAAGGCCGCCCTCGACCGGCCGGACAAGATCCCGGGCGTCACCCGGCGCGGCGGCCTCCTCTACAACCTGTGGCAGGATGCCGAGCATCCCCGCGGCCTGTGGCGGCGCACGACGGAAGGCGAATACGCCAAGCCCGAGCCGGCCTGGGACGTGCTCCTCGACCTCGACGCCCTCGCCCGCGACGAGGGCGAGGACTGGGTATGGAGCGGCGCCGCGAGCCTGCCGGAGAGCCACGCGCGGGCGCTGATCCAGCTCTCCCGCGGCGGCGGCGACGCGACCGTGGTGCGCGAGTTCGACTTGACCGGGCGCCGCTTCGTGCAGGACGGCTTCACGCTGCCCGAGGCCAAGAGCATCCCGGTCTGGCTCGATCCCGACACGCTGCTGCTGGCGAGCCCGCTGGGCGGCCCCGAGCACGCGACGCAGGCGGGCTATGCCCGCACCGTGCGGCTGTGGCGGCGGGGCACCGACCCGCTGAGCGCCCCGGTGATTTTTTCCGCCGGCCCGACCAGCATGGTCGCCTACGGCTATCCGGACCGGGAAGCGAAGCCGGAGCGACTCGTCTTCGCCGAGCGCACCGGCTTCTTCGACGGCACGATCGACCTCGGCGACCGCACCGGGCCGAAGACCCGCCTCGACATCCCGACCGATGCCGACGCGCACTGGCATCGCGGCCACCTCGCCATCCGCACCCGCACGCCGTGGGCGGTGGGCGGCACGACCCACCCGGCCGACAGCGTCCTCGGCATCGGGCTCGACGCGTTTCTTGATGGGGACAGGCATTTCCAGGTTCTGTTCACCCCCGGCCCGCGCCGGGCGCTGCAGGGCTTCTTCTGGACCGGCGGGCACCTGGTGATCTCGGTCCTCGACGACCTGAAGGCCGTGTTTCCGGTCTTCACCCCCGCGGCGGGCGGCTGGGCCGAGAGCCGCGTCGCCGGCCTGCCGGAACTCGGCGTCGTCAGCGTGTGGTCGATGGACGGCGAGGAGGAGGAATCGAACGGCGACCTGATGGTGGCGGCCAACGACCCCGTCACGCCCTCGACCCTGCTGACCACCCGCCCCGACCTCGCCGCCCCGACGCTCCTGAAGCAGGCCCCTGCCCTGTTCGAGGCCGACGGCCTGGTGGTGACCCGGCACGAGGCGGTGTCGAGCGACGGCGAGCGCATCCCCTACGTCCAGGCCGGCCCGCCGGGGGAGTCCGGCGAGGCGCCGGTGCACCTCTCTGGCTACGGCGGCTTCCAGGTCACGAACCTCGCGGGCTACTCGGCGGTGCTCGGCCGGCTCTGGCTCGCCAAGGGCGGCACGCGGGTCGTGGCCAATATCCGCGGCGGCGGCGAGTTCGGCACCCGCTGGCACGAGGCCGGCCGGCGCGAAGGCAAGGCGCTCACCCACGACGATTTCGCGGCGGTGGCCGCCGACTTGGTGCGCCGCGGCGTGACTCGGCCCGGCCGCATCGCGGCCGAGGGCGGCTCCAACGGCGGGCTCCTCATCGCCAACATGCTGACGCGCTACCCCGAGCGCTTCGGCGCGCTGTTCTGCACCGTGCCGCTGATCGACATGCGGCGCTACACCAAGCTTCTGGCCGGCGCGAGCTGGATCGCCGAGTACGGCGACCCCGACGACCCGGCGGACTGGGCCTTCCTGCAGCACATCTCGGCCTACCACGTCGCGGAAGCCGGCAAGGCCTACCCGCCGATCCTGATCGCCACGACGCGGCGCGACGACCGGGTGCATCCGGGTCACGCCCGCAAGATGGCGGCGAAGCTCCAGTCGCTCGGCTACCCCGCCCGCTTCT
This is a stretch of genomic DNA from Methylobacterium sp. 17Sr1-1. It encodes these proteins:
- the bcsS gene encoding cellulose biosynthesis protein BcsS, with protein sequence MHRNLTRVVVRRGPSSRVLSGCALALTAACGRPALAADWYTGAEAPGAQEAWIVSVDTSATVSSQGSQFAGATATAAPSGSLLASGLRLRADTVIGSYRSGTGLGQQAEVAALVGYGWVWPEAVLSAFVGLNLRRNEVPGLDTGARNAGGFKAAVDLYARPTPGTMVHATGTYSSTFNAYYGRLRGGVAVMGGFLGPEAALLGDDDYRQWRIGAHWSGFQFGALQVGVAAGYLHDQTRKGGLYTTVDMRAGF
- a CDS encoding PAS domain-containing hybrid sensor histidine kinase/response regulator; its protein translation is MSRGTDHDGCAAGWRAVFARLFGRGAAGRLVDGCPDLVAEIDGAGRLVRASPASRALTGRAPDTLAGLPLADWVHPEDRAGVAALLAGGGGALLHRLSHADGRWIWVETRLSSGGPPFVAAIRDAAARQDTEASLRASRAHYRALADTLPQLVWMERTDTGETVYANPAFERYFGAIGPGRAARQERYHPDDRARIAAALVQGALAQDGSGEGKGRLRDRDGAYRWHQLSFQPLRKDDALLGWLGSALDIDDILAARKALEETGDLLRLAQDAAGAGLFDLDLVTREVTLAPESARLHGLPADRPAVIGLGAWLRRLVPPDRKPALAAYRGAVAGGGTFDIAFRVQVPGGQRWIQAIGRLCRDRDGRALRVTGLNLDISARKDAEAGLVAAKAAAEAAKAAAERANAAKTDFLSAMSHEIRTPLNAVIGFTDLLAQAEGLAPEQRRHAGLARASAGGLLTLVNDILDFSSVEAGAVALRPEPFAIEALAEGCLGMVGAAAAEKSLAVTSTIDASLPRHLLGDEARLRQILLNLLNNAVKFTPRGSVALSLRHEGSGGSGERIRFSVSDTGIGIAPEKQGRLFERFSQVDSSIRRDYGGTGLGLAISRRLVEAMGGEIGLISASGRGATFWFTLTLPRAEDRAPPETRAAASPGRAGRLLLVEDIEVNRELACLMLRKAGHSVDVATDGFQAVRAAEAGTYDLVLMDVQMPGLDGTMATRLIRCLPGAAGRVPVVAMTANVLPDQVQSFRAAGMDDHLGKPFTPAELTALLARWLDRAPGPDAGTPEDEPALDRALYDGVCATLPPEAVRRLLGHLAEQVTGALAGEGADAEGRGRLRFEAHGLVSAAGMLGFAALSRACAEFESCTEDAVARDPAAFAMALARARVRCTAAAFETRRLIAGLEAGPSASAGLGRTA
- a CDS encoding PilZ domain-containing protein, producing MAADTQFGSERRRDRRFPVTLSARLRHGGRSYRTEILNLSRGGLLLAPVATAELAPGTPIQVAAATIGEVEARVVSLSPLGIHARVEDTPERFENALVHLARLTRIWMVPEA
- a CDS encoding ceramide glucosyltransferase produces the protein MTGTGIAAIICLALTVINLASLAIALRRLGRADPDRAGTVDVPVTVVRPVCGLETYSEETLGSGFRLAYPRYELIFCVARATDPIVPLVERLIAAHPGVPARLIVGDERVSDNPKLNNCIRGWDEARHDWIVLADSNVLMPADYIQRLRAAWRPDTGLVCSTPVGTRPGSFWAEVECAFLNTLQARWQYVGEALGLGFAQGKSMLWYRPLLEARGGIRALGAEIAEDAAATKLVRAMGRKVHLVAAPFAQPLGPRRAGEVWSRQLRWARLRRVTFPLFFAPEIGTGAVIPMLAAFPAAGGGLSGVAAMLGTAAAWYGAEWRLAARNGWPRSWRWPLACLARDLLFVPIWLAAWVARDIVWRGNAMDIRTKPARLGADAPATAP
- a CDS encoding prolyl oligopeptidase family serine peptidase is translated as MSPPSTSLTPDPRPTLQAPDDDPHLWLEEIDGERALAWVEAQNADTLAGLADGRYAADRDGLKAALDRPDKIPGVTRRGGLLYNLWQDAEHPRGLWRRTTEGEYAKPEPAWDVLLDLDALARDEGEDWVWSGAASLPESHARALIQLSRGGGDATVVREFDLTGRRFVQDGFTLPEAKSIPVWLDPDTLLLASPLGGPEHATQAGYARTVRLWRRGTDPLSAPVIFSAGPTSMVAYGYPDREAKPERLVFAERTGFFDGTIDLGDRTGPKTRLDIPTDADAHWHRGHLAIRTRTPWAVGGTTHPADSVLGIGLDAFLDGDRHFQVLFTPGPRRALQGFFWTGGHLVISVLDDLKAVFPVFTPAAGGWAESRVAGLPELGVVSVWSMDGEEEESNGDLMVAANDPVTPSTLLTTRPDLAAPTLLKQAPALFEADGLVVTRHEAVSSDGERIPYVQAGPPGESGEAPVHLSGYGGFQVTNLAGYSAVLGRLWLAKGGTRVVANIRGGGEFGTRWHEAGRREGKALTHDDFAAVAADLVRRGVTRPGRIAAEGGSNGGLLIANMLTRYPERFGALFCTVPLIDMRRYTKLLAGASWIAEYGDPDDPADWAFLQHISAYHVAEAGKAYPPILIATTRRDDRVHPGHARKMAAKLQSLGYPARFYEPEAGGHSHGKTSAETAAFAALGAAFLRRAIGWEPEVAGT